A genomic segment from Spinacia oleracea cultivar Varoflay chromosome 3, BTI_SOV_V1, whole genome shotgun sequence encodes:
- the LOC130469907 gene encoding uncharacterized protein — protein MYKFLHPVGARVGWNRLICNSHASPKSTFIMWLAVQNRLATKDRLIRWQLNIDGTCGLCQLESESLEHLFFSCSYSKEIWRQVLLYLGVTRAVLPWQEEVQIAVKRSRSK, from the coding sequence ATGTATAAGTTTCTTCATCCAGTTGGAGCTCGGGTGGGATGGAATAGATTGATTTGTAATAGCCATGCTAGTCCAAAGAGTACCTTCATTATGTGGCTAGCAGTGCAGAATAGGCTAGCTACAAAAGACAGATTGATAAGATGGCAGCTGAATATTGATGGTACTTGTGGCCTGTGTCAGTTAGAAAGTGAAAGCTTGGAGCATTTGTTCTTCTCTTGTTCTTATTCTAAGGAGATTTGGAGACAGGTTCTGCTTTATCTAGGTGTGACTAGAGCTGTGTTGCCTTGGCAAGAAGAAGTACAGATTGCAGTGAAGAGAAGCAGAAGTAAATAG